From a single Arachis hypogaea cultivar Tifrunner chromosome 3, arahy.Tifrunner.gnm2.J5K5, whole genome shotgun sequence genomic region:
- the LOC112790718 gene encoding 26S proteasome regulatory subunit RPN13 isoform X1, giving the protein MSSSSADPFPAIQEIMLEFRAGKMLFEGKRVVPDARKGLVRIARGEEGLVHFQWLDRTQNVVEDDQIIFPNEAIFEKVNQASGRIYILKFNGDDRKFFFWMQEPNADGDSQLCSSVNDYLNTPIEFLGEEEADGSLPLQVSEDMIEDDISSRAANLVVPNLGMEATSDVTSSGPVKLADLQRILSNIGPADILDLDGGLGLGDILKPDLIMPLMDTISLEQRLAPYLPEGKWSPEDILELLQSPPFRQQVDSFTYVLKTGQIDLTQFGINPSKSDKFTVLSFLEALEDSVSESSEAEESRQDQSCNRHDPMDESK; this is encoded by the exons ATGAGTTCGTCTTCCGCGGATCCTTTTCCAGCAATTCAG GAAATTATGCTTGAATTCCGTGCTGGTAAAATGTTATTCGAGGGAAAAAGGGTTGTCCCCGATGCACGAAAAGGACTTGTTCGTATTGCTAGG GGAGAGGAGGGATTAGTCCATTTTCAGTGGCTTGATCGGACACAAAATGTGGTCGAAGAT GATCAAATAATATTTCCAAATGAAGCAATTTTTGAGAAG GTTAACCAAGCTTCTGGAAGGATTTACATATTGAAGTTTAATGGTGATGATAGAAAGTTTTTCTTCTGGATGCAG GAACCAAATGCTGATGGTGATTCACAACTCTGTAGCTCAGTGAATGATTACCTTAACACACCAATAG AGTTCCTTGGTGAAGAAGAGGCTGATGGATCCCTTCCTCTTCAAGTTTCTGAAGATATGATTGAGGATGATATCTCATCTAG AGCTGCAAACCTGGTTGTCCCAAACTTGGGTATGGAAGCAACTAGTGATGTAACATCTTCTGGTCCAGTTAAATTGGCAGATCTCCAAAGAATATTGAGTAACATTGGGCCTGCAG ATATTCTTGATCTTGACGGAG GCTTGGGACTTGGTGATATATTGAAGCCAGATTTAATAATGCCGTTGATGGACACAATATCTTTGGAGCAGCGTTTAGCTCCCTACTTACCTGAG GGCAAGTGGTCTCCAGAAGATATATTGGAATTGTTGCAGAGCCCACCTTTCCGTCAGCAAGTAGATTCATTTACTTAT GTACTTAAAACAGGACAGATAGATTTAACTCAGTTTGGAATTAATCCAAGCAAAT cAGACAAGTTCACAGTTTTGTCTTTTCTTGAGGCTCTTGAAGATTCTGTTTCTGAATCATCAGAGGCAGAGGAATCCAGACAAGATCAATCTTGTAACCGTCATGACCCTATGGATGAATCTAAGTAG
- the LOC112790718 gene encoding 26S proteasome regulatory subunit RPN13 isoform X2 has translation MSSSSADPFPAIQEIMLEFRAGKMLFEGKRVVPDARKGLVRIARGEEGLVHFQWLDRTQNVVEDDQIIFPNEAIFEKVNQASGRIYILKFNGDDRKFFFWMQEPNADGDSQLCSSVNDYLNTPIEFLGEEEADGSLPLQVSEDMIEDDISSRAANLVVPNLGMEATSDVTSSGPVKLADLQRILSNIGPADILDLDGGLGLGDILKPDLIMPLMDTISLEQRLAPYLPEGKWSPEDILELLQSPPFRQQVDSFTYVLKTGQIDLTQFGINPSKYKFTVLSFLEALEDSVSESSEAEESRQDQSCNRHDPMDESK, from the exons ATGAGTTCGTCTTCCGCGGATCCTTTTCCAGCAATTCAG GAAATTATGCTTGAATTCCGTGCTGGTAAAATGTTATTCGAGGGAAAAAGGGTTGTCCCCGATGCACGAAAAGGACTTGTTCGTATTGCTAGG GGAGAGGAGGGATTAGTCCATTTTCAGTGGCTTGATCGGACACAAAATGTGGTCGAAGAT GATCAAATAATATTTCCAAATGAAGCAATTTTTGAGAAG GTTAACCAAGCTTCTGGAAGGATTTACATATTGAAGTTTAATGGTGATGATAGAAAGTTTTTCTTCTGGATGCAG GAACCAAATGCTGATGGTGATTCACAACTCTGTAGCTCAGTGAATGATTACCTTAACACACCAATAG AGTTCCTTGGTGAAGAAGAGGCTGATGGATCCCTTCCTCTTCAAGTTTCTGAAGATATGATTGAGGATGATATCTCATCTAG AGCTGCAAACCTGGTTGTCCCAAACTTGGGTATGGAAGCAACTAGTGATGTAACATCTTCTGGTCCAGTTAAATTGGCAGATCTCCAAAGAATATTGAGTAACATTGGGCCTGCAG ATATTCTTGATCTTGACGGAG GCTTGGGACTTGGTGATATATTGAAGCCAGATTTAATAATGCCGTTGATGGACACAATATCTTTGGAGCAGCGTTTAGCTCCCTACTTACCTGAG GGCAAGTGGTCTCCAGAAGATATATTGGAATTGTTGCAGAGCCCACCTTTCCGTCAGCAAGTAGATTCATTTACTTAT GTACTTAAAACAGGACAGATAGATTTAACTCAGTTTGGAATTAATCCAAGCAAAT ACAAGTTCACAGTTTTGTCTTTTCTTGAGGCTCTTGAAGATTCTGTTTCTGAATCATCAGAGGCAGAGGAATCCAGACAAGATCAATCTTGTAACCGTCATGACCCTATGGATGAATCTAAGTAG